Part of the Papaver somniferum cultivar HN1 unplaced genomic scaffold, ASM357369v1 unplaced-scaffold_18, whole genome shotgun sequence genome is shown below.
GTAGAAGAGGTTGAAGCGGTTGTCGTTGTTCCgtctaaaagaaaatataaaggtgTAAGTAAGGGGTCCTATTGAAGAATTCACGAAAACTGATTATTCAAAAGTGCAGCAAACAACAATCGAGAGACAAAGTTCTACTAAAATGAAGTTCAAGGATAAGGCGTGGGATAGCATATCGGCTTGGATGACCAAAAATGCTATACCTTTTAATATTGTTCGTTCCCCTAGTTTACAAGTGATGCTCTATTCTATTGGAGATTATGGAAAAGGTATGTCATCAGCTCTTTCTTGCTTTTTCTACAAGTTTTATTGGTTGATGATGTTAGTGGCAGTGTCGTCTGTTTCCTTCTACGCTGAAAAATAGACTTgggctttgttttgtttttagtttgttgtctaacctaaacgaagttgactatagtaaataatcaagcgactctagatgagttttgatactaaaatatgacaaccaaacttcacataccaacgcttggtgggttcaaccgatctatgctctaacacacacCTCCAAAAATTTGCGATAAGGGTCTTGAACCGAACTTATAGAGCTTCATCGTGTGAGCGAAATTGGAGTACGTTCGGCAATGTAAGTACTTGATCCTTTATAATTGTCACATCAATGTAGTACTTGTCGACATATTCTGCGGACTTAAGAATTATTCCTTACTAGTTttgtatttgaaaataaaatcgATGGACTTGAATGTTGATACATAAAGAGTGGTAGACTAGTATTAAGAAGATAAGTAAAACAATGCCAAATGTATTCTTTACTAGTTCtatgtttgaaaagaaaaatctttggACTTGACTGATGATGGTAAACAATCTTGTTTGTTGTAATATAGTTAATTATTTGTATACTTAAGTGGCCAATAAGTTTAGATGtcaaacaaacaacaacaaccacGTTCTCTTCTTAGATAACCATAGACTTTTCAACTAATAGTGGCACTGGTATATTttgtatattcttcttcttcttcttatgggTATAAGTGTTTATTGATGTGTCGTTTTTCGCTAATCGGATGCATACAGAGAGGCGAAACCGTTTCTTACAACAAAAACTGAATGACTGTGTGTATATTCAATACAACAAGAAATTACAGCGCAGATACGAAGAAATACAAAGACATAATTCTGGGGGTCTTGAAATCCCTATTTTCTTTGATGCAGTTGCAGAAGAAGATAATGGTTAGACTCTGAGAACTTGAGTGATTTTCTTCATCGAGCTATAAGTTTACGGGTGCTCAAGCAAACCAATGAGTTAGTTCCGGACCAATTACAAGAAGCAGCCAACAAGTTCCGAGGATCCACTCTCCAATTGATTCCATGGAGATTTCAACTGTGAAGCTCGAGGACCTGCCAGTATGGGATCGTATAGTGTTGGACATCCTTTGGCTAATCCTACAAGCACTATTGTGGATGATCTTGTAGAAATCTAACTAATGGCAGTGTGACACCAATGTTTTTTTGTCTTTTGATCATGATTTCTTGAATTATAATGTTGAACACCAATGACCTGTTCAAGAAAGTAATATAATTATGGTGTCAGTGCTCTACTAATATTGGTAACCCATATAATTATAATGTTGAACACCAATGACCTGTTCAAGAAAGTAACTCTACTAATATTGGTAACCCATATATGATTATGGTGGATGTAGTTACTGTAAATATAATGTTGATGGGCTAACAGACACTAGTGTCAGTGcttggtttttgttgttgcttGAACAAGCCTCTAATCAACCACCTCTTATTTTGTAAGATCCGCGTGTTtactataattattattttatattatgGCCCAATAATTACTTACTTTTGtttgttgatacataataaatatttaaaaaattCTAATAATGCATCGCCGAGAAAAATTGGTATTATTTTTCCTGTATAGGTTCCGATACGATACCGATATACAATATTAACTACCTTGTATAACTACCTTGCTATCATGTAACGAGGACTTCATCCTCCATTGGCCTCTGGACCCTCCTACAGAAAACCAATGAACAGATTGACTAGAGCCACATCCATCTCAGTCAGATCGACTTTAAAGTCAAAGGTCAAGTCAACGAGACTGGCATTAGAAGATTAATCGAGAAACTATTTACTTCAATTAATTATAAGAATGGCTCAAGATTAAGTCTAATTTAAAACAAAATCTAATTAAACTTTGGTTAATAACTACCGACTGATTACAGTTATATCTTACTTTTAAGATTGATATCAAAAGCCGACTTCCATTGTTTCCCTATAGCAACCAAATCaccattttgtttctttttaatcaccaccaccactgaaGAAAGATTTCCTTTATGTCCGAGCAAAACTTTAGCTTCAATCTCCACTTCTTCCTATCCACCCATTACAGTGAAAATTCAATTCCAAAAACATTGGAGCAACAATTTAGTTCCAAGAATATTGGAAGACTCGTACCTGAATTTTTCCAGTGGAGAAGTAAGAAACATTGAATTCAACAGAAACACTGAGGTTTCCAACGGAAGTATATACAGCACAAGCACCAATAATCTCAATCAAAGTCGCAATTGCTCCTGCACGCCACCTCCCATCTCCATCCTTACACATCAGAATCACAACCATAATCAGATTCAACTTAACCAAGAATGAGCTCTAATTTTAAGAAACTGAACTGTTTATTTACAGATAAGCTTTGGGGCACTACGAAATTGCAATGAATCAAGTCTCTCCAGACGCGAATAGGGTAGAGATTTTGAAGGACTTGAGTTTCGATCATGCTACCTTTTAGTCCCTTGGGGAGATTTCCTAACAAGTCCATGGCAGCCTTAGCTAAAGTTTCTAAGAAGTGCTTTATATGCTGGATTGGTATTGCATtagcatcaccatcatcatcttcCATCATTCTACTTGGAGACTATAACTTCCTCCTAGCTCCCACtggaaacaagaaatgaaatggTGAATAGTCAAGTCTCCGGTATAGATGATAAAGTGACTATAAGTTTATAACCACTGAATCTTTGGTCAAATGCATTATTGTCAGCGTTCCGTAAACTAAGCTTGCAATAATTGTTGACTGTACGGGCAACAGCTTCCCAACCATATACTAGCCAGCATATAAGCTTGCAAAAATTTAAAAGTTGTCTCATGATATAATCCAAGTATCCTGGAGCTGCCTGCTGCCATAACCTGGAATTTACGGCATTTGGCCATCTTCTATCTTGGTTTTGCCGCGACCGGACAGAAATAAACTTCTAGGCGGACTGTTTTGCCAATTATAGACGTTAGAAACACGAATTCTCTCTTGGGTTAATCTGTATACAACTACTtcagatttagaagaaaaaaaaagaaatattttttagcaTTTTTCATGTTAGCC
Proteins encoded:
- the LOC113337861 gene encoding uncharacterized protein LOC113337861, translating into MMEDDDGDANAIPIQHIKHFLETLAKAAMDLLGNLPKGLKGSMIETQVLQNLYPIRVWRDLIHCNFVVPQSLSDGDGRWRAGAIATLIEIIGACAVYTSVGNLSVSVEFNVSYFSTGKIQEEVEIEAKVLLGHKGNLSSVVVVIKKKQNGDLVAIGKQWKSAFDINLKSHWCSTL